The following proteins come from a genomic window of Eubalaena glacialis isolate mEubGla1 chromosome X, mEubGla1.1.hap2.+ XY, whole genome shotgun sequence:
- the UBL4A gene encoding ubiquitin-like protein 4A isoform X1 has product MQLTVKALQGRECNLQVSEDELVSTLKHLVSERLNIPVRQQRLLFKGKALADGKRLSDYSIGPNSKLNLVVKPLEKVLLEESSARTVAEAPPPPPAAWPLISKVLARHFSAADASRVLDQLQRDYERSLSRLTLDDIERLAGRFLHPEVTEAMEKGFSNVCFIPGLCLRIRRWLPAASTKSLDHSQQGAPSRPVA; this is encoded by the exons ATGCAGCTAACAGTGAAGGCGCTCCAGGGCCGCGAGTGCAATCTGCAG GTGTCGGAGGACGAGCTGGTGTCCACGCTGAAACATCTGGTCTCCGAGAGGCTGAACATCCCTGTCCGCCAGCAGCGGCTGCTGTTCAAGGGCAAGGCCCTAGCAG ATGGGAAAAGACTCTCCGATTACAGCATTGGGCCCAATTCCAAGCTCAACCTAGTGGTCAAACCTCTGGAGAAGGTGTTACTGGAAGAAAGCAGCGCGCGGACAGTGgccgaggccccgcccccacccccagccgccTGGCCTCTAATCTCCAAAGTCCTGGCCCGTCACTTCAGCGCCGCAGATGCCAGCAGAGTCCTGGACCAACTCCAGAGG GATTATGAGAGGTCCCTGAGCCGCCTGACGCTGGATGACATCGAACGCTTGGCTGGCCGCTTCTTGCACCCTGAAGTGACTGAAGCTATGGAGAAGGGGTTCTCCAA TGTCTGCTTCATCCCAGGCCTCTGCCTCAGGATCAGAAGATGGTTGCCTGCAGCTTCCACCAAATCCCTCGATCACAGCCAGCAAGGAGCACCTTCCCGACCTGTAGCATAG
- the UBL4A gene encoding ubiquitin-like protein 4A isoform X2 — MQLTVKALQGRECNLQVSEDELVSTLKHLVSERLNIPVRQQRLLFKGKALADGKRLSDYSIGPNSKLNLVVKPLEKVLLEESSARTVAEAPPPPPAAWPLISKVLARHFSAADASRVLDQLQRDYERSLSRLTLDDIERLAGRFLHPEVTEAMEKGFSK; from the exons ATGCAGCTAACAGTGAAGGCGCTCCAGGGCCGCGAGTGCAATCTGCAG GTGTCGGAGGACGAGCTGGTGTCCACGCTGAAACATCTGGTCTCCGAGAGGCTGAACATCCCTGTCCGCCAGCAGCGGCTGCTGTTCAAGGGCAAGGCCCTAGCAG ATGGGAAAAGACTCTCCGATTACAGCATTGGGCCCAATTCCAAGCTCAACCTAGTGGTCAAACCTCTGGAGAAGGTGTTACTGGAAGAAAGCAGCGCGCGGACAGTGgccgaggccccgcccccacccccagccgccTGGCCTCTAATCTCCAAAGTCCTGGCCCGTCACTTCAGCGCCGCAGATGCCAGCAGAGTCCTGGACCAACTCCAGAGG GATTATGAGAGGTCCCTGAGCCGCCTGACGCTGGATGACATCGAACGCTTGGCTGGCCGCTTCTTGCACCCTGAAGTGACTGAAGCTATGGAGAAGGGGTTCTCCAAGTAG
- the SLC10A3 gene encoding P3 protein isoform X1, translating to MVLRRGRCSSLRWPGGGSVCTGPLGMLRASLLLVSLLWGARGTASASLSTAVGRTVPLTGRRYLSIGDGSVTEFEFPEESEGIIVVSSQYPGQGNGTGPSPMLRVTSLDTEVLTIKNLLDPREAPPTLVEERRDFCIKVSPAEDTPATLGTDLVHFSENPVLYLLLPLIFVNKCSFGCQVELEVLKGLLQSPQPMLLGLLGQFLVMPFYAFLMAKVFMLPKALALGLIITCSSPGGGGSYLFSLLLGGDVTLAISMTFISTVAATGFLPLSSAIYSRLLSIHETLHVPISKILGTLLFIAIPIAAGVVIKSKLPKFSQLLLQVIKPFSFVLLLGGLFLAYHMGVFILAGVRLPIVLVGLTVPPVGLLVGYCLATCLKLPVAQRRTVSIEVGVQNSLLALAMLQLSLRRLQADYASQAPFLVALSGTSEMLALVTGHFIYSSVCAVP from the exons ATGGTGCTTAGGAGGGGCAGGTGCAGCTCCCTGAGGTGGCCGGGAGGGGGCAGTGTTTGCACAGGCCCCCTAGGCATGCTCAGGGCCAGCCTGCTGCTTGTCAGCCTGCTCTGGGGGGCGCGGGGCACAGCCAGCGCCAGTCTTAGCACGGCTGTGGGCCGTACCGTGCCCCTGACAGGGCGCCGCTACTTGAGCATTGGGGATGGCTCCGTGACGGAGTTTGAGTTCCCAGAGGAGAGCGAGGGCATCATCGTGGTCTCAAGCCAGTACCCGGGCCAGGGCAACGGGACGGGGCCCAGCCCCATGCTGAGGGTCACCTCCCTGGACACAGAGGTGCTGACCATCAAGAAC CTCCTGGACCCCCGTGAGGCCCCACCCACGCTGGTTGAGGAGCGGAGAGATTTCTGCATCAAGGTCTCACCTGCTGAAGACACCCCTGCCACCCTTGGCACTGACTTGGTCCACTTCTCAGAGAACCCAGTACTCTACTTGCTCCTGCCTCTTATCTTTGTCAACAAGTGTTCATTTGGGTGCCAAGTAGAGCTCGAGGTTCTGAAGGGGCTCCTGCAGAGCCCCCAGCCCATGCTGCTGGGCCTCCTGGGCCAGTTTCTGGTTATGCCCTTCTATGCTTTTCTGATGGCTAAGGTCTTCATGCTGCCCAAGGCCCTGGCTCTGGGCCTCATCATCACCTGCTCGTCGCCTGGCGGCGGGGGGAGCTACCTCTTCAGCCTCCTCCTTGGGGGGGATGTCACCCTGGCCATCTCCATGACTTTCATCTCAACAGTGGCTGCCACCGGTTTCCTGCCGCTGTCCTCGGCCATCTACAGCCGCCTGCTCAGCATCCACGAAACACTCCACGTGCCCATTTCCAAGATCCTGGGGACCCTGCTGTTCATCGCCATCCCCATAGCAGCAGGCGTGGTGATCAAGTCCAAGCTCCCCAAGTTCTCGCAGCTGCTGCTGCAGGTCATCAAGCCCTTCAGCTTCGTGCTGCTCCTGGGCGGCCTCTTCCTGGCCTACCACATGGGGGTCTTCATCCTGGCGGGCGTCAGGCTGCCCATTGTGCTGGTGGGCCTCACAGTGCCCCCGGTTGGCCTCCTGGTGGGTTACTGCCTGGCCACGTGCCTGAAGCTGCCAGTGGCCCAGCGTCGGACCGTCAGCATCGAGGTCGGGGTGCAGAACAGCCTGCTGGCCTTGGCCATGCTGCAGCTGTCCCTCCGCCGCCTGCAGGCTGACTATGCCTCCCAGGCCCCCTTCCTTGTGGCACTGAGTGGCACCTCAGAGATGCTGGCCTTAGTTACTGGCCACTTCATCTATAGCAGTGTGTGTGCAGTTCCCTGA
- the SLC10A3 gene encoding P3 protein isoform X2, with protein sequence MVLRRGRCSSLRWPGGGSVCTGPLGMLRASLLLVSLLWGARGTASASLSTAVGRTVPLTGRRYLSIGDGSVTEFEFPEESEGIIVVSSQYPGQGNGTGPSPMLRVTSLDTEVLTIKNVSAIAWAGGGGFVVSIHSGLPGLAPLHLQLLDPREAPPTLVEERRDFCIKVSPAEDTPATLGTDLVHFSENPVLYLLLPLIFVNKCSFGCQVELEVLKGLLQSPQPMLLGLLGQFLVMPFYAFLMAKVFMLPKALALGLIITCSSPGGGGSYLFSLLLGGDVTLAISMTFISTVAATGFLPLSSAIYSRLLSIHETLHVPISKILGTLLFIAIPIAAGVVIKSKLPKFSQLLLQVIKPFSFVLLLGGLFLAYHMGVFILAGVRLPIVLVGLTVPPVGLLVGYCLATCLKLPVAQRRTVSIEVGVQNSLLALAMLQLSLRRLQADYASQAPFLVALSGTSEMLALVTGHFIYSSVCAVP encoded by the coding sequence ATGGTGCTTAGGAGGGGCAGGTGCAGCTCCCTGAGGTGGCCGGGAGGGGGCAGTGTTTGCACAGGCCCCCTAGGCATGCTCAGGGCCAGCCTGCTGCTTGTCAGCCTGCTCTGGGGGGCGCGGGGCACAGCCAGCGCCAGTCTTAGCACGGCTGTGGGCCGTACCGTGCCCCTGACAGGGCGCCGCTACTTGAGCATTGGGGATGGCTCCGTGACGGAGTTTGAGTTCCCAGAGGAGAGCGAGGGCATCATCGTGGTCTCAAGCCAGTACCCGGGCCAGGGCAACGGGACGGGGCCCAGCCCCATGCTGAGGGTCACCTCCCTGGACACAGAGGTGCTGACCATCAAGAACGTGAGTGCCATAGCCTGGGCTGGTGGGGGTGGCTTCGTGGTGAGCATCCACTCGGGCCTGCCTGGGCTAGCGCCACTCCACCTCCAGCTCCTGGACCCCCGTGAGGCCCCACCCACGCTGGTTGAGGAGCGGAGAGATTTCTGCATCAAGGTCTCACCTGCTGAAGACACCCCTGCCACCCTTGGCACTGACTTGGTCCACTTCTCAGAGAACCCAGTACTCTACTTGCTCCTGCCTCTTATCTTTGTCAACAAGTGTTCATTTGGGTGCCAAGTAGAGCTCGAGGTTCTGAAGGGGCTCCTGCAGAGCCCCCAGCCCATGCTGCTGGGCCTCCTGGGCCAGTTTCTGGTTATGCCCTTCTATGCTTTTCTGATGGCTAAGGTCTTCATGCTGCCCAAGGCCCTGGCTCTGGGCCTCATCATCACCTGCTCGTCGCCTGGCGGCGGGGGGAGCTACCTCTTCAGCCTCCTCCTTGGGGGGGATGTCACCCTGGCCATCTCCATGACTTTCATCTCAACAGTGGCTGCCACCGGTTTCCTGCCGCTGTCCTCGGCCATCTACAGCCGCCTGCTCAGCATCCACGAAACACTCCACGTGCCCATTTCCAAGATCCTGGGGACCCTGCTGTTCATCGCCATCCCCATAGCAGCAGGCGTGGTGATCAAGTCCAAGCTCCCCAAGTTCTCGCAGCTGCTGCTGCAGGTCATCAAGCCCTTCAGCTTCGTGCTGCTCCTGGGCGGCCTCTTCCTGGCCTACCACATGGGGGTCTTCATCCTGGCGGGCGTCAGGCTGCCCATTGTGCTGGTGGGCCTCACAGTGCCCCCGGTTGGCCTCCTGGTGGGTTACTGCCTGGCCACGTGCCTGAAGCTGCCAGTGGCCCAGCGTCGGACCGTCAGCATCGAGGTCGGGGTGCAGAACAGCCTGCTGGCCTTGGCCATGCTGCAGCTGTCCCTCCGCCGCCTGCAGGCTGACTATGCCTCCCAGGCCCCCTTCCTTGTGGCACTGAGTGGCACCTCAGAGATGCTGGCCTTAGTTACTGGCCACTTCATCTATAGCAGTGTGTGTGCAGTTCCCTGA
- the FAM3A gene encoding protein FAM3A isoform X2 encodes MRLAGPLRIVALVITVGLTWLVASILLGGPGGGFPRIQQLFASPENSVTAEPRARKYKCGLPQPCPEEHLAFRMVSGAANVIGPKICLEDRMLMSSVKDNVGRGLNIALVNGVSGELIEARAFDMWAGDVNDLLKFIRPLHEGTLVFVASYDDPATKMNEETRKLFSDLGSKNVKDLAFRDSWVFVGAKGVQNKSPFEQHVKNSKHTNKYEGWPEALEMEGCIPRRTTAS; translated from the exons GTCCCCTCCGCATCGTGGCCCTGGTCATCACCGTGGGCCTCACCTGGCTCGTAGCCAGCATCCTCCTTGGTGGGCCTGGCGGTGGCTTTCCTCGCATCCAGCAACTCTTCGCCA GCCCAGAGAACTCAGTGACTGCAG AGCCGAGGGCCAGGAAGTACAAATGCGGCCTGCCTCAGCCATGTCCCGAGGAGCACCTGGCCTTCCGCATGGTCAGCGGGGCTGCCAACGTCATTGGACCCAAGATCTGCCTGGAGGACAGGAT GCTCATGAGCAGCGTCAAGGACAACGTGGGCCGGGGACTGAACATCGCCCTGGTGAACG GGGTAAGCGGAGAGCTCATCGAGGCCCGCGCCTTCGACATGTGGGCGGGAG ATGTCAATGATCTACTGAAGTTTATCCGGCCGCTGCATGAAGGCACCCTGGTGTTTGTGGCTTCCTACGATGACCCAGCCACCAA GATGAATGAAGAGACCAGGAAGCTTTTCAGCGATCTGGGCAGCAAGAATGTCAAGGACCTGGCCTTCCGGGACAGCTGGGTGTTTGTAGGGGCCAAGGGTGTGCAGAACAAGAGCCCCTTTGAGCAG CACGTGAAGAACAGTAAGCACACCAATAAGTACGAAGGCTGGCCCGAGGCGCTGGAGATGGAAGGCTGCATCCCCAGGAGGACCACGGCCAGCTAG